In Cydia fagiglandana chromosome 16, ilCydFagi1.1, whole genome shotgun sequence, the following are encoded in one genomic region:
- the LOC134672211 gene encoding uncharacterized protein LOC134672211 — translation MFKYWYGHQYNVVKWADSLSDAYRLECGVRQGGLTSPKLFSLYIDRLIGELSNAMVGCSVGGKFINNISYADDMVLLSPSISGIQDLLTICERYADSHGLRYNASKSELLVFKAGTKSYPRTPQVKLGNTPLKIVEEFKYLGHWVTSSLTDNMDIERERRALAVRSNMLIRRFARCNRNVKITLFRAYCQSFYTCSLWINYTQKTYNALRVQYNNAFRMLLGLPRHCSASGMFAEARTDGFHAIMRKRVASLLRRIAGSPNSLLETVAGREDSPFHYSWNKMHYMWST, via the coding sequence ATGTTCAAGTACTGGTATGGTCATCAATATAATGTTGTCAAGTGGGCAGATTCATTGTCTGATGCTTACAGGTTGGAGTGCGGGGTGAGGCAGGGGGGGCTCACGTCACCTAAGCTCTTCAGCTTGTATATAGATCGCCTGATTGGTGAGCTCAGCAATGCCATGGTCGGATGCTCAGTGGGCggtaaatttataaataacataagcTACGCAGACGACATGGTGTTGCTGAGTCCATCAATCAGTGGCATACAAGACCTGTTGACGATATGTGAGCGGTATGCGGATTCTCATGGCCTCAGGTACAATGCCTCGAAGAGTGAGTTGTTAGTTTTTAAAGCGGGTACTAAGAGCTACCCGCGTACCCCTCAGGTTAAACTTGGCAACACTCCTCTCAAGATAGTCGAAGAATTTAAATACCTGGGGCACTGGGTTACGTCATCCCTCACAGACAACATGGACATCGAAAGGGAACGCAGGGCGCTGGCGGTGAGGAGTAACATGTTGATCCGTAGATTTGCTAGGTGTAACAGAAACGTTAAAATTACCCTATTTAGGGCATACTGTCAGTCATTTTACACTTGCAGTCTATGGATCAACTATACTCAAAAAACCTACAACGCCCTGCGCGTCCAATATAACAACGCTTTCAGGATGCTGTTGGGGCTCCCGCGGCATTGCAGTGCGTCAGGCATGTTCGCGGAGGCGCGCACGGATGGCTTTCACGCGATAATGCGAAAACGTGTCGCGTCCCTGCTGAGACGTATCGCCGGTAGCCCCAACAGTCTCCTGGAAACAGTGGCAGGACGGGAAGATAGTCCCTTCCATTACTCCTGGAACAAGATGCACTACATGTGGTCCACCTAG